DNA sequence from the Alosa alosa isolate M-15738 ecotype Scorff River chromosome 2, AALO_Geno_1.1, whole genome shotgun sequence genome:
TGGCATGGGGGACTGACTCTGGAGGCCCGTGGTCACAACAACCTGTGACGTTGGCACGGTGATGACTGTGGGAGCCACgggagcaggagcagcagccaAAGCCACAGTTTTCTTCACCGTCTTTTTAGGAGATTCAGGTGAGAGAGGAACTCTACTGTCTTCATATAGTTTCCTTTTCACTGTGGTCTTAATTTGGGCACTGCCAGGGGAAAAAACAGGCTTGTATATTAACAGTGGTTATTTCCATTGGGTAATATCAAAGGGTCAAAATCAATTATTACCTACATTACACATGGGCTTACACATTTAACACATTTTCTTTACACCAATGACATTAATCGTCTACATTTTTCAAAGCCCTTGACAGTTGACACTATTACGAAAATGTCTAATATCATTGCTTGATAAATGATGAGATGAGAAGTGTACTTGCAGGGAAGTTAACAAAGCTGGAAAGTTAATTGAGAGAGGTCCTTACACTGTACGCTCCTTTATAACTGAACTGATGTTGTTCAGGTCATCGCCAAAACGCCTCACAGCTGCACGAAGCATCTCTATCTCCGTCTCTGTCCATTTGGCTCTGATGTACAGAGATAGAACAAATATGTGTGAAATACGATTGAAAGAACGCAAAGATACTTCTGTTCCACAGTTTTGACCATTCATTACAAACATCTCGAATAAACAGAAGACCATAACTCACCCTGCAGGACTAGAATCGGATACTGGGTGCAGCTGCATAGTAAGCTCGCCCAGTTTAGAGAAGGCAGTACCTGCCGCTGAGAAGATTTCGCCAACCTTAGAGATAACGAGAAAACATAAAACGTCAATAGCAACGTCAAAGCAATACAATTAGTTAGCTACTAATATGTCCATAATATGCGTCGATGTTTCTTGCATGACAACCTTTAACGTTATAAGATTACACACTTACTTTTGCAGAGGCTGAAGTCATATTTATTCGTGCTTACTTCGAACTGGGTTTGTGGAATACTCCGTCGGTAAAAATGATAAATGCAAATGCCCTTAAAAATGTAAACACAATATGCTGAGCAAACAGCAGATTAGCGCACTATGCAGGACCCATTGGTAGCGCCACTGAAGTGAGGAGAGCCAATATACGCGGATAAACAATggctatgctaactagcaagcGAACTTCAAGC
Encoded proteins:
- the c2h17orf49 gene encoding chromatin complexes subunit BAP18, with product MTSASAKVGEIFSAAGTAFSKLGELTMQLHPVSDSSPAGAKWTETEIEMLRAAVRRFGDDLNNISSVIKERTVAQIKTTVKRKLYEDSRVPLSPESPKKTVKKTVALAAAPAPVAPTVITVPTSQVVVTTGLQSQSPMPPAIKKQKTADVTLSALNDSDVNSDLVDIEGLGEGSTKKLNFDQESLNLDSSLIMNSSDLPLLSR